A genomic window from Castor canadensis chromosome 18, mCasCan1.hap1v2, whole genome shotgun sequence includes:
- the Gal3st1 gene encoding galactosylceramide sulfotransferase isoform X2, translating to MLALQKKGWESMAKGLVLGALFTSFLLLLYSYAVPPLHAGLASTSLEAPAPCSPGPEAEAEAGRRGTNGSGGRCRPRRDIVFVKTHKTAGSTLLNILFRFGQKHGLRFALPRGRNDFGYPAFFARRRVRGYRPGACFNLVCGHMRFHYDEVRGLVAPGAAFITVLRDPARLFESSFHYFGAVVPLTWALPGRDKLAEFLRDPDRYYDPRGYNAHYLRNLLFFDLGYDSGLDPRSPRVQELILEVDRRFHLVLLQEYFDESLVLLRHLLCWDLDDLLYFKLNARRDPAAPRLSGDLYRRATAWNTLDARLYRHFNASFWRKVDAFGRDRMAREVTALRLANEQMRLICIDGGRAVDAAAIRDAAMQPWQPLGAKSILGYNLKKRIGQRHAQLCRRMSTPEIQYLTDLGADLWVTNLWKAIRDFLRW from the exons ATGCTGGCCCTGCAGAAGAAGGGCTGGGAGTCCATGGCCAAGGGGCTGGTGCTGGGCGCGCTCTTCACCagcttcctgctgctgctgtACTCCTACGCCGTCCCCCCGCTGCACGCCGGCCTGGCCTCCAC GAGCCTGGAGGCCCCGGCGCCCTGCTCCCCGGGCCCGGAGGCGGAGGCGGAGGCCGGCCGTCGGGGCACCAACGGCTCGGGGGGCCGGTGCCGGCCCAGGCGCGACATCGTGTTCGTGAAGACGCACAAGACGGCGGGCAGCACCCTGCTCAACATCCTGTTCCGCTTCGGCCAGAAGCACGGGCTGCGCTTCGCCCTGCCGCGCGGCCGCAACGACTTCGGGTACCCGGCCTTCTTCGCGCGCCGCCGGGTGCGGGGCTACCGGCCCGGCGCCTGCTTCAACCTGGTGTGCGGGCACATGCGCTTCCACTACGACGAGGTGCGCGGCCTGGTGGCCCCGGGCGCCGCCTTCATCACCGTGCTGCGCGACCCCGCGCGCCTCTTCGAGTCCTCCTTCCACTACTTCGGGGCCGTCGTGCCGCTCACCTGGGCGCTCCCGGGCCGCGACAAGCTGGCCGAGTTCCTGAGGGACCCCGATCGCTACTACGACCCCCGCGGCTACAACGCGCACTACCTGCGCAACCTGCTCTTCTTCGACCTGGGCTATGACAGCGGCCTGGACCCGCGCAGCCCCCGCGTGCAGGAGCTCATCCTGGAGGTGGACAGGCGCTTCCACCTGGTGCTGCTGCAGGAGTACTTCGACGAGTCCCTGGTCCTGCTCCGCCACCTGCTCTGCTGGGACCTGGACGACCTGCTCTACTTCAAGCTCAACGCCCGGCGGGACCCCGCCGCGCCCCGCCTCTCGGGGGACCTGTACCGCCGGGCCACCGCCTGGAACACGCTGGACGCCCGCCTCTACCGCCACTTCAACGCCAGCTTCTGGCGCAAGGTGGACGCCTTCGGCCGGGACCGCATGGCCAGGGAGGTGACCGCCCTGCGCCTGGCCAACGAGCAGATGCGGCTCATCTGCATAGACGGCGGCCGGGCCGTGGACGCCGCCGCCATCCGCGACGCGGCCATGCAGCCCTGGCAGCCCCTGGGCGCCAAGTCCATCCTGGGCTACAACCTGAAGAAGCGCATCGGCCAGCGACACGCGCAGCTCTGCCGCCGCATGTCCACCCCCGAGATCCAGTACCTGACCGACCTCGGGGCCGACCTGTGGGTCACCAACCTCTGGAAAGCCATCCGGGACTTCCTGCGATGGTGA
- the Gal3st1 gene encoding galactosylceramide sulfotransferase isoform X1 has protein sequence MSACASPPRAPCPRDSPPQSSNRDPLRAWPRRGYGTVASLLQGLGVLRTQVLEMLALQKKGWESMAKGLVLGALFTSFLLLLYSYAVPPLHAGLASTSLEAPAPCSPGPEAEAEAGRRGTNGSGGRCRPRRDIVFVKTHKTAGSTLLNILFRFGQKHGLRFALPRGRNDFGYPAFFARRRVRGYRPGACFNLVCGHMRFHYDEVRGLVAPGAAFITVLRDPARLFESSFHYFGAVVPLTWALPGRDKLAEFLRDPDRYYDPRGYNAHYLRNLLFFDLGYDSGLDPRSPRVQELILEVDRRFHLVLLQEYFDESLVLLRHLLCWDLDDLLYFKLNARRDPAAPRLSGDLYRRATAWNTLDARLYRHFNASFWRKVDAFGRDRMAREVTALRLANEQMRLICIDGGRAVDAAAIRDAAMQPWQPLGAKSILGYNLKKRIGQRHAQLCRRMSTPEIQYLTDLGADLWVTNLWKAIRDFLRW, from the exons ATGTCGGCTTGTGCCTCGCCTCCCAGGGCACCCTGTCCACGCGATTCCCCACCCCAGTCATCAAACCGGGACCCTTTGCGCGCGTGGCCCCGGAGGGGGTATGGGACTGTCGCATCGCTGCTCCAGGGGCTGGGTGTCCTGAGAACTCAG GTGCTCGAGATGCTGGCCCTGCAGAAGAAGGGCTGGGAGTCCATGGCCAAGGGGCTGGTGCTGGGCGCGCTCTTCACCagcttcctgctgctgctgtACTCCTACGCCGTCCCCCCGCTGCACGCCGGCCTGGCCTCCAC GAGCCTGGAGGCCCCGGCGCCCTGCTCCCCGGGCCCGGAGGCGGAGGCGGAGGCCGGCCGTCGGGGCACCAACGGCTCGGGGGGCCGGTGCCGGCCCAGGCGCGACATCGTGTTCGTGAAGACGCACAAGACGGCGGGCAGCACCCTGCTCAACATCCTGTTCCGCTTCGGCCAGAAGCACGGGCTGCGCTTCGCCCTGCCGCGCGGCCGCAACGACTTCGGGTACCCGGCCTTCTTCGCGCGCCGCCGGGTGCGGGGCTACCGGCCCGGCGCCTGCTTCAACCTGGTGTGCGGGCACATGCGCTTCCACTACGACGAGGTGCGCGGCCTGGTGGCCCCGGGCGCCGCCTTCATCACCGTGCTGCGCGACCCCGCGCGCCTCTTCGAGTCCTCCTTCCACTACTTCGGGGCCGTCGTGCCGCTCACCTGGGCGCTCCCGGGCCGCGACAAGCTGGCCGAGTTCCTGAGGGACCCCGATCGCTACTACGACCCCCGCGGCTACAACGCGCACTACCTGCGCAACCTGCTCTTCTTCGACCTGGGCTATGACAGCGGCCTGGACCCGCGCAGCCCCCGCGTGCAGGAGCTCATCCTGGAGGTGGACAGGCGCTTCCACCTGGTGCTGCTGCAGGAGTACTTCGACGAGTCCCTGGTCCTGCTCCGCCACCTGCTCTGCTGGGACCTGGACGACCTGCTCTACTTCAAGCTCAACGCCCGGCGGGACCCCGCCGCGCCCCGCCTCTCGGGGGACCTGTACCGCCGGGCCACCGCCTGGAACACGCTGGACGCCCGCCTCTACCGCCACTTCAACGCCAGCTTCTGGCGCAAGGTGGACGCCTTCGGCCGGGACCGCATGGCCAGGGAGGTGACCGCCCTGCGCCTGGCCAACGAGCAGATGCGGCTCATCTGCATAGACGGCGGCCGGGCCGTGGACGCCGCCGCCATCCGCGACGCGGCCATGCAGCCCTGGCAGCCCCTGGGCGCCAAGTCCATCCTGGGCTACAACCTGAAGAAGCGCATCGGCCAGCGACACGCGCAGCTCTGCCGCCGCATGTCCACCCCCGAGATCCAGTACCTGACCGACCTCGGGGCCGACCTGTGGGTCACCAACCTCTGGAAAGCCATCCGGGACTTCCTGCGATGGTGA
- the Pes1 gene encoding pescadillo homolog isoform X1 — MGGLEKKKYERGSATNYITRNKARKKLQLSLPDFRRLCILKGIYPHEPKHKKKVNKGSTAARTFYLIKDIKFLLHEPIVNKFREYKVFVRKLRKAYGKSEWSTVERLKDNKPNYKLDHIVKERYPTFTDALRDLDDALSMCFLFSTFPRTGKCHVQTIQLCRRLSVEFLHYVIAARALRKVFLSIKGIYYQAEVLGQPIVWITPYAFSHDHPTDVDYRVMATFTEFYTTLLGFVNFRLYQSLNLHYPPKLEGQAQTETKASESTYALDSESSLEKLAALSASLARVVVPAAEEEVEADEFPADGEVSVQEENRRKELEAQEKHKRLFEGLKFFLNREVPREALAFVIRSFGGDVSWDKSLCIGATYDITDSSITHQIVDRPGQQTPVIGRYYVQPQWVFDCVNARLLLPVAEYFPGVQLPPHLSPFVSEKEGDYIPPEKLKLLALQRGEDPGSLKESEEEEEEEEEEEDNEGDGDEGGEIEEEEEVESGSEKEEETCLAALEEQRMEGKKPRVMEGTVKLEDKQRLAQEEESEAKRLAIMTMRKREKYLYQKIMYGKRRKIREANKLAEKRKAHDEAVRSEKKAKKARPV; from the exons TATGAACGAGGCTCTGCCACCAATTACATCACTCGCAACAAAGCCCGGAAGAAGCTGCAACTGAGCCTGCCTGACTTCAG GCGGCTGTGCATCCTGAAGGGCATTTATCCCCATGAACCCAAACacaagaaaaaagttaacaagggCTCCACAGCAGCCCGAACTTTTTACCTCATCAAAGACATCAAGTTTCTTCTCCATGAGCCCATTGTCAACAAATTCCGGGAATACAAG GTGTTCGTCCGGAAGCTCCGGAAGGCCTATGGGAAGAGCGAGTGGAGCACTGTGGAGCGCCTGAAGGACAACAAGCCTAACTACAAGCTCGACCACATCGTCAAGGAGCG GTACCCCACGTTCACCGACGCTCTGCGGGACCTGGACGACGCCCTGTCTATGTGCTTCCTCTTCTCCACCTTCCCACGGACGGGCAAGTGCCACGTGCAGACCATTCAGCTGTGCCGCCGGCTCAGCGTGGAGTTCCTCCACTACGTCATTGCCGCCCGTGCCCTGCGCAAG GTCTTCCTGTCCATCAAAGGCATTTACTACCAGGCGGAGGTGCTCGGGCAGCCCATTGTGTGGATCACACCCTACGCCTTCTCCCATGAT CACCCGACAGACGTCGACTACAGGGTTATGGCTACCTTCACCGAGTTCTACACCACCCTGCTGGGCTTCGTGAACTTCCGCCTGTACCAGTCCCTTAACCTCCACTACCCACCGAAG CTCGAAGGTCAGGCCCAGACAGAGACGAAGGCCAGTGAGAGCACCTATGCATTGGACTCCGAGAGTTCTCTGGAG AAACTGGCAGCCCTCAGTGCCAGCCTTGCCCGTGTGGTCGTGCCCGCTGCAGAGGAGGAAGTCGAGGCTGACGAGTTTCCTGCCGATGGG GAGGTATCGGTGCAGGAGGAGAACCGCAGGAAGGAGCTGGAGGCGCAGGAAAAGCACAAGAGGCTCTTCGAGGGCCTGAAGTTCTTCCTGAACCGTGAGGTGCCGCGGGAGGCCCTGGCCTTTGTCATCAG GAGTTTTGGAGGGGATGTGTCCTGGGACAAATCTTTGTGCATCGGGGCCACCTATGACATCACAGACTCCAGCATCACCCATCAGATTGTTGACCGGCCTGGGCAGCAGACCCCTGTCATTGGCAG GTACTATGTGCAGCCCCAGTGGGTGTTTGACTGTGTGAATGCCCGGCTGCTCCTTCCTGTAGCAGAGTACTTCCCCGGGGTGCAGCTGCCCCCACACCTTTCGCCCTTCGTGTCTGAGAAGGAGGGAGATTATATCCCGCCCGAGAAGCTGAAGCTGCTGGCTCTGCAGCGGGGAGAGGACCCAG GAAGCCTGAAAGAgtcagaagaggaggaggaggaggaggaggaggaggaggacaatgaAGGTGATGGTGATGAAGGGGGAGAGattgaagaggaggaggaggtggagtcCGGCtctgaaaaggaggaagagacctGCCTGGCAGCCTTGGAGGAGCAGAGGATGGAGGGGAAG AAGCCCAGAGTGATGGAGGGCACAGTGAAGCTGGAGGACAAGCAGCGGCTAGCCCAGGAGGAGGAGAGCGAGGCGAAGCGCCTGGCCATCATGACGATGAGGAAGCGAGAGAAGTACCTTTACCAGAAAATCATGTATGGGAAGAGACGGAAAATCCGAGAG GCCAACAAACTGGCAGAGAAGCGGAAAGCCCACGATGAGGCCGTGAGATCTGAGAAGAAGGCCAAGAAGGCAAGGCCGGTGTGA
- the Pes1 gene encoding pescadillo homolog isoform X2, producing MGGLEKKKYERGSATNYITRNKARKKLQLSLPDFRRLCILKGIYPHEPKHKKKVNKGSTAARTFYLIKDIKFLLHEPIVNKFREYKVFVRKLRKAYGKSEWSTVERLKDNKPNYKLDHIVKERYPTFTDALRDLDDALSMCFLFSTFPRTGKCHVQTIQLCRRLSVEFLHYVIAARALRKVFLSIKGIYYQAEVLGQPIVWITPYAFSHDHPTDVDYRVMATFTEFYTTLLGFVNFRLYQSLNLHYPPKLEGQAQTETKASESTYALDSESSLEKLAALSASLARVVVPAAEEEVEADEFPADGEVSVQEENRRKELEAQEKHKRLFEGLKFFLNREVPREALAFVIRSFGGDVSWDKSLCIGATYDITDSSITHQIVDRPGQQTPVIGRYYVQPQWVFDCVNARLLLPVAEYFPGVQLPPHLSPFVSEKEGDYIPPEKLKLLALQRGEDPEVTEFESEGLQVSMEGSSAGVVGRGQKGPWEQPKLPLQCLKNGQRG from the exons TATGAACGAGGCTCTGCCACCAATTACATCACTCGCAACAAAGCCCGGAAGAAGCTGCAACTGAGCCTGCCTGACTTCAG GCGGCTGTGCATCCTGAAGGGCATTTATCCCCATGAACCCAAACacaagaaaaaagttaacaagggCTCCACAGCAGCCCGAACTTTTTACCTCATCAAAGACATCAAGTTTCTTCTCCATGAGCCCATTGTCAACAAATTCCGGGAATACAAG GTGTTCGTCCGGAAGCTCCGGAAGGCCTATGGGAAGAGCGAGTGGAGCACTGTGGAGCGCCTGAAGGACAACAAGCCTAACTACAAGCTCGACCACATCGTCAAGGAGCG GTACCCCACGTTCACCGACGCTCTGCGGGACCTGGACGACGCCCTGTCTATGTGCTTCCTCTTCTCCACCTTCCCACGGACGGGCAAGTGCCACGTGCAGACCATTCAGCTGTGCCGCCGGCTCAGCGTGGAGTTCCTCCACTACGTCATTGCCGCCCGTGCCCTGCGCAAG GTCTTCCTGTCCATCAAAGGCATTTACTACCAGGCGGAGGTGCTCGGGCAGCCCATTGTGTGGATCACACCCTACGCCTTCTCCCATGAT CACCCGACAGACGTCGACTACAGGGTTATGGCTACCTTCACCGAGTTCTACACCACCCTGCTGGGCTTCGTGAACTTCCGCCTGTACCAGTCCCTTAACCTCCACTACCCACCGAAG CTCGAAGGTCAGGCCCAGACAGAGACGAAGGCCAGTGAGAGCACCTATGCATTGGACTCCGAGAGTTCTCTGGAG AAACTGGCAGCCCTCAGTGCCAGCCTTGCCCGTGTGGTCGTGCCCGCTGCAGAGGAGGAAGTCGAGGCTGACGAGTTTCCTGCCGATGGG GAGGTATCGGTGCAGGAGGAGAACCGCAGGAAGGAGCTGGAGGCGCAGGAAAAGCACAAGAGGCTCTTCGAGGGCCTGAAGTTCTTCCTGAACCGTGAGGTGCCGCGGGAGGCCCTGGCCTTTGTCATCAG GAGTTTTGGAGGGGATGTGTCCTGGGACAAATCTTTGTGCATCGGGGCCACCTATGACATCACAGACTCCAGCATCACCCATCAGATTGTTGACCGGCCTGGGCAGCAGACCCCTGTCATTGGCAG GTACTATGTGCAGCCCCAGTGGGTGTTTGACTGTGTGAATGCCCGGCTGCTCCTTCCTGTAGCAGAGTACTTCCCCGGGGTGCAGCTGCCCCCACACCTTTCGCCCTTCGTGTCTGAGAAGGAGGGAGATTATATCCCGCCCGAGAAGCTGAAGCTGCTGGCTCTGCAGCGGGGAGAGGACCCAG AGGTGACAGAGTTCGAGAGTGAGGGCCTCCAAGTTTCCATGGAAGGAAGCTCAGCCGGGGTCGTCGGGCGTGGTCAGAAGGGGCCATGGGAACAGCCTAAGCTGCCTTTGCAGTGTCTGAAGAATGGCCAGCGAGGGTGA